The DNA segment TGGGGTTTCTTACCGATTTATTGGAAAACCCTGGCCCCAACAACTGCACTCGAAGTGATCGCTCACCGCATCGTTTGGTCCTTCGTGTTCACATGGGCCATCTTGCTCTGGCAGCCTCCAGTAGGGGGCTGGAGATCGATTCTACGAGAGCGTCAGCGTCTGATTGGTTTGATTTTCAGTGCTCTTCTGCTTGTTGGAAATTGGCTGAGCTATGTGGTGGCAGTCCAGCAGGATCGAGTGCTGGAGGTCAGCTTGGGCTATTTCATTGTTCCGTTGTTAAACATTCTCTTTGGTTTCCTTTTTCTGCATGAGCGCTTCAGTTCATGGCAATGGCTAGCGATCGGGCTCACGGCCTTGGCTCTCATCAACCTGATGCGGCAAGCGGAGCAATTTCCCTGGCTTGGGCTGATCATTGCGCTGACCTTTGCCGGCTACGGGCTGATGCGCAAAGTGATTCAGGTGCAGGGGATGCTGGGTCTCTGGATGGAAATGGTGATCCTGATGCCACTGTCCTTCATATTATTATGGTATCTGTCGCAGTCTGATGGGCTATATTTCGGGAGCAGCTGGGATTTGAGTCTACTGCTGGCAACCACTGGGGTGATTACTTCTCTGCCACTGTTACTGTTTGCAGCTGGAGCCCGAAGACTGCCGCTAGCGACCCTGGGCTTGCTACAATTCATTGCTCCTACCTGCTTTTTTCTACTAGGGATTTTTTTGTATGAAGAACCCTTCAGTCAGATCCAGGCGATCTCTTTTGGACTGATCTGGATTGCTGTGGTAATTTACTTGAGTCAGATCCAGCGACAGACAAGGCTACTGCAGGAAAACAAGGCGCAGACAGTGCATAGAGAATCAGTTTGAATTTGCGATCAGATTAGCAAACCAGCGGGGTAGAATGTCAGCCGATTCAGAAAACAGAAAAACTAAGGGTTCGAGCAAATTATCATTATTGGGCAACATTGCTTTGATTCTCGGTCTGCTCATTGTGATTGCTGGAGGTGTGATCGGGTGGTTGATGCCACCGCCACCGCCACCGCCAGTTGAAACGATTAGCTTGACGGAGGAAGAGCCTGCCCTCTCCGAGTCAACTAGCCTTCTTGAAGTGCTCAGTCCGAGTAAAAAGGATGCTCCTGACGTTGAGGTGGAGGAAGTGCTGGAGATAGATGAAGTGATGTTGGTTGATGCCAATCAGGTTCCTCCACTACCCATTAAATATTATGTGCAGGTCGCGAATTGTCTCGACAGTGAATGTGTTGGGGAGCACCGACGTTTGTTGTCCCGTCAGGGTTATCGGACACGAATTGAGAACGCTGTCGAAAGCATGCCTTTCCGAGAAGTTCGTTCCCAACCACTATATTCATCCGAACGATCAGCTGCTGTAGCTGAAGAAATCAACCAAGATCCTGGCTTGAACGGATATGCTCAGGTGCTTAAGCCGAATGACTGGTATCGCATTTCCCTGGGAGTCTTTCCAGAAGTCGATCAGGCAGACCGTCTGACGAAGGCGCTGAATGCCAAGTATGCAAGAAGAATTGACTTCGAGCATGTTGAGGTACGACTAGATTTTGAACACATGCGGGTTTATGCAGGAGGATACCGTGAAGAGAAGGAAGCTTTGCGCCTCAAAACATATTTAGAAAAAAGGGAACCTTTGTTCCGAGATCTCTTTGTCACTGCCCTCTTGCCGCGAGATTGAAAGCTCCCTCCATGCCTCGCTTCGCCGAACGCGCCTACAATTTTAGTCCAGGACCAGCGGTTCTCCCACTACTGGTGCTGGAGAAGGTTCAGAAAGAACTCCTCAACTATCGGGAATGTGGGGCCTCCATTCTGGAGATCAGCCATCGCTCCAAGGATTTCCTACCAATCCTGGATGAAACACAGCAACTCTTCCGCCAACTGACTCAACTGCCAGACAACTACCATCTCCTGTTTTTCTCTGGTGGAGCCCAGATGCAGTTTTCGGTGGTACCGCTCAACCTGTTCAGTCGCTCTGCCAACAATCGAGCAAGTTATGCTGTGACTGGGAAATGGGGAGAATTGGCTCTTAAGGAAGGCAAGCGTTACGGCAGCGCAGAAGAATGGGTGCATGGACGAGAAGACCGCTACAATCGAATTCCCACAGTCCATGCTGAAGATTTGGAACGGCTGAAGGGTTCAGCTTATCTGCACCTGACTTCCAACAACACTTTATACGGTACTCAATGGAATCACTTCCCGCAGGCTGGTGAAGTCCCATTGGTTATCGATGCAACATCAGATATCCTCAGCCGGGAAGTGGACTTCTCACAGTTTGGGCTGGTCTATGCCAGTCTGCAGAAAAACCTGGGTCCAGCTGGACTGACGCTGGTTGTAGTCCGAGAAGATTTGCTGGGACACCACCTGCCACAGACTCCAAAGTTACTGCAATACCAAGCCATTGATTCGCAAAATTCACTGAACAACACCATCAATGTGTTTGCCGTCTACGTGATGCGCTATGTCTTGGAGTGGTATCAGGAGCAAGGTGGAGTTGCTGCCATGGAGCAGCAAAATCGGCAGAAGGCCAAATTGCTTTATGACTATCTCGATGAGAGCGAATTCTTCCTGACAAGTGTCAACCCACCGGACCGCTCATTTGTCAACGTCATCTTCAATCTGCCGACTACTGAGCTGCTGCATCAATTTCTTCAGGAGTGTGAGGAAGTAGGACTGCTGGCTCTCAAGGGACATCGTGAGGTTGGAGGTGTGCGTGCTTCCCTCTACAATGCCCTACCTTTAGCCGCAGTAGAACGTCTGGTTGAAAAAATGCGGGACTTCGAGCGAAAAGCATTGACTTAAAAAAAATGAAATGATAGCTTTACCGTTTTCATTTTTTCGGCGAATCTCTCGTAGTAGCTAACCCGACACCCTAGCCAAAGCCATGCCAACCCTGAATCAAATTGTCCGCAAGGGGCGTAAGAAGCGGGTCGTGAAAAACAACGTCCCAGCCCTGCAGGCCTGCCCTCAACGAAGAGGAGTCTGTGTGCGGGTCTATACCTCAACACCTAAGAAGCCAAACTCGGCTCTGCGCAAGGTGGCTCGTGTTCGACTCACCAATGGAATTGAGGTGACAAGCTACATTCCAGGGATTGGCCACAACCTGCAGGAGCACTCTGTAGTGCTGATTCGGGGAGGTCGTGTCAAAGATCTTCCAG comes from the SAR324 cluster bacterium genome and includes:
- the rarD gene encoding EamA family transporter RarD, whose amino-acid sequence is MLENEQDRGVICAVSAFLLWGFLPIYWKTLAPTTALEVIAHRIVWSFVFTWAILLWQPPVGGWRSILRERQRLIGLIFSALLLVGNWLSYVVAVQQDRVLEVSLGYFIVPLLNILFGFLFLHERFSSWQWLAIGLTALALINLMRQAEQFPWLGLIIALTFAGYGLMRKVIQVQGMLGLWMEMVILMPLSFILLWYLSQSDGLYFGSSWDLSLLLATTGVITSLPLLLFAAGARRLPLATLGLLQFIAPTCFFLLGIFLYEEPFSQIQAISFGLIWIAVVIYLSQIQRQTRLLQENKAQTVHRESV
- the serC gene encoding 3-phosphoserine/phosphohydroxythreonine transaminase, which translates into the protein MPRFAERAYNFSPGPAVLPLLVLEKVQKELLNYRECGASILEISHRSKDFLPILDETQQLFRQLTQLPDNYHLLFFSGGAQMQFSVVPLNLFSRSANNRASYAVTGKWGELALKEGKRYGSAEEWVHGREDRYNRIPTVHAEDLERLKGSAYLHLTSNNTLYGTQWNHFPQAGEVPLVIDATSDILSREVDFSQFGLVYASLQKNLGPAGLTLVVVREDLLGHHLPQTPKLLQYQAIDSQNSLNNTINVFAVYVMRYVLEWYQEQGGVAAMEQQNRQKAKLLYDYLDESEFFLTSVNPPDRSFVNVIFNLPTTELLHQFLQECEEVGLLALKGHREVGGVRASLYNALPLAAVERLVEKMRDFERKALT
- the rpsL gene encoding 30S ribosomal protein S12, encoding MPTLNQIVRKGRKKRVVKNNVPALQACPQRRGVCVRVYTSTPKKPNSALRKVARVRLTNGIEVTSYIPGIGHNLQEHSVVLIRGGRVKDLPGVRYHVVRGALDTVGVKNRKQGRSKYGAKKG